A genomic stretch from Halichoerus grypus chromosome 5, mHalGry1.hap1.1, whole genome shotgun sequence includes:
- the BTF3L4 gene encoding transcription factor BTF3 homolog 4 isoform X2, whose protein sequence is MIKDDGTVIHFNNPKVQASLSANTFAITGHAEAKPITEMLPGILSQLGADSLTSLRKLAEQFPRQVLDSKAPKPEDIDEEDDDVPDLVENFDEASKNEAN, encoded by the exons ATGATTAAAGATGATGGGACAGTTATTCATTTCAACAATCCCAAAGTCCAAGCTTCCCTTTCTGCTAACACCTTTGCAATTACTGGTCATGCAGAAGCCAAACCAATCACAGAAATGCTTCCTGGAATATTAAGTCAGCTTGGTGCTGACAGCTTAACAAGTCTTAGGAAGTTAGCTGAACAGTTCCCTCGGCAAG TGTTGGATAGCAAAGCACCAAAACCAGAAGACATTGATGAAGAGGATGATGATGTTCCAG atctcGTAGAAAATTTTGATGAGGCATCAAAGAATGAAGCTAACTAA